ACTATCTACAAAGAATACCTTGGTGATTTAGCAAAAGATCTTCCCGCAAGCGGTCTTCTCTTCCCGATTAGCTTAAAAGTGATAAACGATAAAGGAGAGGAAGATGAGCTCGTGCGAACACTCCTTGGGGTTGATGAAGAAACTCAATCAATGACTTTTGCTGGCGATATGCCAGAGGGGGTTGTTGCCCGATTCATGAAGGCAAACTTTGATCGTCTTATTGACGGCGCTTCTCGAGCGGCAAATATGAGTATTGAAAGTTTGGGAAATGAAAAGGCTGATATCGCAATTTTAATTAGCTGTATCGGCAGAAAGCTTGTCCTTAAAGAACGCACCGAGGATGAACTTCTGGCAGTGCAAGAAAAAATAGGGCGCCAGGCGGCAATCATCGGGTTTTACTCATACGGCGAAATCTGTCCAACAACTTCCACTGAACGACAGTGTCAGCTTCATAACCAAACCATGACGATCACCACATTTCGAGAACTATAAAAACGATGCACCACATCCTTGAACGCCAAGTAAGAAAATTTTTCAAAGAAGGCACCCCGCTTTCTTTGGACATACAGACTTTGCTAAAAATAGTGAGCGATACATATGATAACTACGACAAAGATCGCCAGTTTATGGAACGTTCGTTCGACCTAAGTTCAGAAGAGTTCATGGAACTCAACCACAAAATAGTGAAGTTGTTCGAAGAATTAAAAGCAGAAAAGGAGAGTGTTGAACAAAAAGTAGTACAAAGAACTCAAGAACTCAAACAAAAAATAGAGGAGCTCAATATAAGCAACCAGCTACTTATTAAACGCGAGGAAGATCTTGTTCGCGCAAATGACCGCCTACGCGAACTTGATAAAATAAAGACTGAATTTATCTCCGTAGCAGCACACCAACTTCGTACCCCGCTTTCTGCAATCAAGTGGACCCTTTCATTATTAATCGATGAGCACTCAGACAACCTTAATCCAAAACAACGATCCCTTCTTCAAAAGGGATTCGAAAGCAATGAACGTATTATTACTCTTGTTAATGAAATGCTTGTGGTAACGCGCATAGAGTCAGGTAAAATGCGATATGATTTTACGTTCATTCACACCGAGGATTTGATTGACAGCGTACTTTCCGACTTTGTAAGCCCGGCCAAGGTACGGAACATCAACCTGTCATACGAAAAACCCCCTATTTCATTGCCTCGCATTAATGCGGATCCTGGGAAAATACGTGCGGTACTTCAAAATTTAATTGAAAATGCGATCTTTTACACCCGCGAGGGCGGTAGGGTTACTGTTTCTACAAAAATAGAAAATGATTTTGTAAAATTTATTGTGAACGATAACGGAATCGGTATTCCCGAGCAACAGCAGTCAAGTATTTTTACTAAATTCTTTCGCGCTGATAACGCAGTGAGACTTGAAACTGACGGCTCTGGGCTTGGTCTTTTTATAGCAAAAAGTATTGTGGATAAACATGGTGGAGCCATTGGTTTTGACAGCAAGGAAAATATCGGCACCACTTTTTATTTCACCATACCGATTGTTGGTATTCCCATGTAAAATTTATTTAAAATATTTCATATAATCATAGTACACACGCCATGGAACAACATAAAAAAATTCTTATCATCGAAGACGACCACACATTAGGAAACCTTCTTTTGGATAAATTGACTGCCGAAGGATACACTGTTTTTTTTGAAACCGACGGTCAGGTGGGGCTTCAAAAGATACGTGATTTAAAGCCAGACATGGTCCTTCTTGATATTGTACTGCCAAACAAGAATGGATATGATATTCTTGATGAAGTAAGTAAAGATCCCGAGCTTAAGAAAATCTGTATGATCGTTATTTCTGGTTCCGGTCAGCCGGTTGATTTGAAAAGAATTTTGGATCTTGGCGCAAAGGATTATCTCATTAAAACAGAGTTTGACCCCGGCGAATTGCTTATAAAAATGAAAAAACATCTTGCTGATGAAAACTCGCAAGTAAAAAAAGTGATGAGTAAAAAAAATTCT
The sequence above is drawn from the bacterium genome and encodes:
- a CDS encoding response regulator gives rise to the protein MEQHKKILIIEDDHTLGNLLLDKLTAEGYTVFFETDGQVGLQKIRDLKPDMVLLDIVLPNKNGYDILDEVSKDPELKKICMIVISGSGQPVDLKRILDLGAKDYLIKTEFDPGELLIKMKKHLADENSQVKKVMSKKNSDIKIMIVEDDPFLSSIASSRMEREGYKISVAMNGEEALTLLENNIPDLILLDIIMPGMNGFEVLKKIKSNERLKDVLIIIFSNLSQEHEIEEAKNLGADDFLIKANFTPMEIIEKINILLKQKGKL
- a CDS encoding ATP-binding protein; this encodes MHHILERQVRKFFKEGTPLSLDIQTLLKIVSDTYDNYDKDRQFMERSFDLSSEEFMELNHKIVKLFEELKAEKESVEQKVVQRTQELKQKIEELNISNQLLIKREEDLVRANDRLRELDKIKTEFISVAAHQLRTPLSAIKWTLSLLIDEHSDNLNPKQRSLLQKGFESNERIITLVNEMLVVTRIESGKMRYDFTFIHTEDLIDSVLSDFVSPAKVRNINLSYEKPPISLPRINADPGKIRAVLQNLIENAIFYTREGGRVTVSTKIENDFVKFIVNDNGIGIPEQQQSSIFTKFFRADNAVRLETDGSGLGLFIAKSIVDKHGGAIGFDSKENIGTTFYFTIPIVGIPM